A region from the Azospirillaceae bacterium genome encodes:
- a CDS encoding S-(hydroxymethyl)glutathione dehydrogenase/class III alcohol dehydrogenase, whose protein sequence is MKTRAAVAFEAKKPLEIVEVDLEGPKTGEVLVEIMATGICHTDAYTLDGLDSEGLFPSILGHEGAGIVREVGPGVTSVKPGDHVIPLYTPECRQCKSCLSGKTNLCTAIRATQGKGLMPDGTSRFSYKGQPIFHYMGCSTFSNFTVLPEIAVAKIRDDAPFKTSCYIGCGVTTGVGAVVKTAKVEPGSNVVIFGLGGIGLNVIQAARMVGADKIVGVDINDSKEEWGRRFGMTHFVNPKKVEGDIVQHLVALTDGGADYTFDCTGNTVVMRQALEACHRGWGVSVVIGVAEAGKEISTRPFQLVTGRVWKGSAFGGVKGRTEVPKIVDWYMNGKIQIDPMITHVLNLDDINKGFDLMHAGESIRSVVVF, encoded by the coding sequence ATGAAGACCCGCGCTGCCGTCGCCTTCGAGGCCAAGAAGCCCCTGGAGATCGTGGAAGTCGACCTCGAAGGCCCGAAGACGGGCGAGGTTTTGGTGGAGATCATGGCGACGGGCATCTGCCACACCGACGCCTACACCCTGGATGGCCTGGACAGCGAGGGCCTGTTCCCCTCCATCCTGGGGCATGAGGGGGCGGGCATCGTGCGTGAGGTGGGGCCGGGCGTCACCAGCGTGAAGCCGGGCGACCATGTGATTCCCCTGTACACGCCGGAATGCCGCCAGTGCAAATCCTGCCTGTCGGGCAAGACCAACCTGTGCACCGCCATCCGTGCCACGCAGGGCAAGGGTCTGATGCCCGACGGCACCAGCCGCTTCAGCTACAAGGGCCAGCCCATTTTCCATTACATGGGCTGCTCCACCTTCTCCAACTTCACGGTGCTGCCGGAAATCGCGGTGGCCAAGATTCGTGACGACGCGCCGTTCAAGACGTCGTGCTACATCGGCTGCGGTGTCACCACCGGCGTGGGTGCCGTGGTGAAGACGGCGAAGGTGGAGCCCGGTTCCAATGTCGTCATCTTCGGCCTGGGCGGCATCGGCCTGAACGTCATCCAGGCGGCCCGGATGGTGGGCGCCGACAAGATCGTCGGCGTCGACATCAACGACAGCAAGGAGGAATGGGGCCGCCGCTTCGGCATGACCCATTTCGTCAACCCGAAGAAGGTGGAGGGCGACATCGTCCAGCACCTGGTGGCCCTGACCGACGGTGGTGCCGACTACACCTTCGACTGCACCGGCAACACGGTGGTGATGCGCCAGGCGCTGGAGGCCTGCCATCGCGGCTGGGGCGTCTCCGTCGTCATCGGCGTGGCGGAGGCCGGCAAGGAAATCTCCACCCGTCCGTTCCAGCTGGTGACGGGCCGGGTGTGGAAGGGTTCCGCCTTCGGCGGCGTCAAGGGCCGCACCGAGGTGCCGAAGATCGTGGACTGGTACATGAACGGCAAGATCCAGATCGACCCGATGATCACCCACGTGCTGAACCTGGACGACATCAACAAGGGCTTCGACCTGATGCACGCCGGCGAGTCCATCCGTTCGGTTGTGGTGTTCTGA
- a CDS encoding LysR substrate-binding domain-containing protein, translated as MARWDGIDEFIAVGETESFSRAAKRLGISTSHVSREVARLEDRLQVRLLYRTTRHVSLTDAGTTFLERCRRLVDEREDMYAAVSEQDGAPKGHLRLTCSIAYGERYIVPLVNRFAADHPQLAVTIDLSNRVVDLVGEGFDLAIRTGSLHDSRLIATRLASRTRYLCAAPDYVERHGRPQTLDDLARHRCLVGTTDVWHFQADSQLVEFRPQGNWHCNSGFAVVDAALQGLGICQLPDFYVIGHLAAGRLVTLLDGWRPPDEGVWAVYPHRRHLSPKVALLIEYLRDSLEQESSDIPSIARKRHISRVGAS; from the coding sequence ATGGCGCGATGGGACGGTATCGACGAATTCATCGCCGTGGGGGAGACGGAAAGCTTCTCCCGCGCGGCCAAGCGCCTGGGCATCTCCACCTCCCACGTCAGCCGGGAGGTGGCGCGGCTGGAGGACCGGTTGCAGGTCCGCCTGCTTTACCGCACCACCCGCCATGTCAGCCTGACCGACGCCGGCACCACCTTCCTGGAACGGTGCCGCCGCCTGGTGGATGAGCGCGAGGACATGTACGCCGCCGTCAGCGAGCAGGACGGCGCGCCCAAGGGGCATCTGCGCCTGACCTGCTCCATCGCTTATGGCGAGCGCTACATCGTCCCCCTGGTCAACCGCTTCGCGGCCGACCACCCGCAACTGGCCGTGACCATAGACCTCAGCAACCGGGTGGTGGATCTGGTGGGCGAAGGCTTTGATCTCGCCATCCGCACCGGCAGCCTGCACGACAGCCGCCTGATCGCCACCCGGCTGGCGTCGCGCACCCGTTACCTGTGCGCCGCACCCGATTATGTGGAGCGGCACGGCCGGCCGCAGACGCTGGACGACCTGGCCCGCCACCGTTGCCTGGTGGGGACCACCGACGTCTGGCACTTCCAGGCCGACAGCCAATTGGTCGAGTTCCGGCCGCAGGGGAACTGGCACTGCAACAGCGGATTCGCCGTGGTCGATGCGGCCCTGCAGGGTCTGGGCATCTGCCAGTTGCCGGACTTCTACGTCATCGGCCACCTGGCGGCGGGCCGCCTGGTCACCCTGCTGGATGGGTGGCGCCCGCCGGATGAGGGCGTCTGGGCCGTCTATCCCCACCGCCGCCACCTGTCACCGAAGGTTGCACTACTGATCGAGTATTTGCGCGACAGTCTGGAACAAGAATCGTCGGACATTCCGTCGATTGCACGCAAAAGGCATATATCCAGGGTAGGTGCGTCCTGA